A window from Lentisphaera araneosa HTCC2155 encodes these proteins:
- a CDS encoding TatD family hydrolase, with the protein MFWKKHSSQLSDAHCHLLDYEELPEVSVPTFCVTTRPEQFCEARKLAEQNSLITAGLGLFPLYIKDEIEDLKAFEKQLELTRFIGEVGLDFTVEEDLRNRQIKVFERIIDLAEAKGNCVLSLHSRRSAEKVMEMIQSRKATFILHWYSGPLDLLKNLRENIYISLNPAMIKSRTGKKILRTIDLSHVLLESDAPYVKMNDGQYGSQLTSRVVDSLSLIRGIPAEEILKKIKENYQKIFT; encoded by the coding sequence ATGTTTTGGAAAAAGCACAGTTCTCAACTGAGTGATGCTCATTGTCATTTATTAGATTATGAAGAATTACCAGAAGTAAGTGTGCCAACTTTTTGTGTAACAACTCGGCCTGAGCAATTTTGCGAAGCTCGCAAATTAGCTGAACAAAATTCTTTAATCACTGCGGGTTTGGGGCTTTTTCCCCTTTATATAAAAGATGAAATTGAAGATTTAAAGGCTTTTGAAAAACAATTGGAATTGACTCGTTTCATTGGTGAAGTTGGCTTAGATTTCACAGTTGAAGAAGATTTGCGAAATAGGCAAATCAAAGTTTTTGAGAGAATTATTGACTTAGCCGAAGCAAAAGGAAATTGTGTTTTGAGCCTTCATTCGCGTCGATCAGCTGAAAAAGTTATGGAAATGATCCAATCTCGGAAGGCGACTTTTATCCTGCATTGGTATTCTGGCCCTTTAGATTTACTCAAAAATTTAAGAGAAAATATTTATATATCTTTAAACCCAGCAATGATTAAATCTCGTACGGGTAAAAAGATTTTGAGAACGATTGATTTATCTCATGTGCTTTTGGAATCAGATGCTCCCTACGTCAAAATGAATGATGGTCAGTATGGTTCTCAATTGACGTCTCGAGTGGTTGATTCACTCTCATTGATTCGAGGTATTCCCGCCGAGGAAATTTTGAAAAAAATTAAGGAGAATTATCAGAAAATATTTACTTAA
- the asnS gene encoding asparagine--tRNA ligase, with protein MLLIKELDKSKVGESISLAGWLRTKRDSKGGFSFLEINDGSSFKGIQVIADQNLDNYDDVKSLHTGASLKLTGKLVESPGKGQSFELQAESILIYGNTDQSYLLQKGRINFETLRESAHLRCRTNSIGAVMRVRNQLSKATHDFFQNRHFLNLHTPIITASDCEGAGQMFQVTTLDMDKPPKNDLNKVDYKKDFFGKKTHLTVSGQLNGETYACGLGRIYTFGPTFRAENSNTSRHLSEFWMVEPEAAFFELEENADLARDYLKYCFKSVLETSADDLEFFDQRIEKGIITKLETLSDAEFTRITYTEAVKLLEKTDKKFEFPVKWGIDLQSEHERYLTEEIFKQPVIVTDYPKDIKAFYMKLNDDEKTVRALDVLCPQIGEIIGGSQREENLDLLLNRMKTLDLNPEDYSWYLDLRRYGSVPHSGFGLGFERLVQFCTGMSNIRDVIPFPRTPKNAKF; from the coding sequence ATGCTTTTAATTAAAGAATTGGATAAAAGTAAAGTCGGTGAATCAATTAGTTTAGCTGGTTGGCTAAGAACTAAACGAGATTCTAAGGGTGGCTTTTCTTTTTTAGAAATTAATGATGGTTCATCTTTTAAAGGGATTCAGGTAATTGCAGATCAAAATTTAGATAATTATGATGATGTGAAATCACTCCACACCGGAGCTTCATTAAAGCTTACGGGAAAACTTGTAGAATCACCGGGTAAAGGTCAATCTTTTGAGCTCCAAGCGGAGTCCATATTAATTTATGGAAATACGGATCAATCTTACCTTTTACAGAAGGGAAGAATTAATTTTGAAACTCTGAGGGAGTCAGCACATTTACGTTGCCGAACGAATAGCATTGGTGCAGTTATGCGCGTGCGCAATCAATTGAGCAAAGCGACACATGACTTCTTTCAAAACCGTCATTTTTTAAATTTACATACACCTATTATAACAGCTTCCGATTGTGAAGGTGCTGGCCAGATGTTCCAAGTCACGACTTTAGATATGGATAAGCCACCAAAAAATGACTTAAACAAAGTAGATTATAAGAAAGATTTTTTTGGTAAAAAGACTCATCTTACGGTAAGTGGTCAACTCAATGGAGAAACTTATGCTTGTGGCTTGGGCAGAATTTATACTTTTGGACCCACTTTTAGAGCGGAAAATTCGAATACTTCTCGGCATTTAAGTGAGTTCTGGATGGTGGAACCCGAGGCGGCTTTTTTTGAACTCGAAGAAAATGCGGACTTAGCAAGAGATTACCTTAAGTATTGTTTCAAGAGTGTTTTAGAAACGAGTGCAGATGATTTAGAATTCTTTGATCAAAGAATTGAGAAGGGAATCATCACTAAGTTAGAAACTTTATCTGATGCAGAATTTACTAGAATTACTTATACTGAAGCGGTTAAACTTTTAGAGAAGACGGATAAAAAATTCGAGTTTCCAGTAAAATGGGGAATAGACCTTCAGAGTGAACACGAACGTTATTTGACTGAAGAAATTTTTAAACAACCTGTGATTGTGACTGATTATCCAAAAGATATTAAAGCCTTTTACATGAAGCTCAATGATGATGAGAAAACTGTACGTGCGCTGGATGTATTATGTCCGCAAATTGGTGAAATTATTGGCGGGAGTCAGCGAGAAGAAAATTTAGATTTACTTTTAAATCGAATGAAAACTCTAGATTTAAATCCAGAAGACTACTCTTGGTATCTAGATTTGCGTCGTTATGGCTCGGTTCCTCACTCAGGTTTTGGTTTAGGTTTTGAAAGACTGGTTCAATTTTGTACAGGAATGAGCAATATTCGTGATGTCATTCCCTTTCCGCGCACGCCCAAAAATGCCAAATTTTAA
- a CDS encoding IS3 family transposase yields the protein MKYLCVWHERTHVNLRSMLKSLDLHPSKFYQWKGREGKENQHNGIQPKDFWLTEAERHAVIEYYQSHRREGYRAVTYMMIDEDIAYMSSSSVYRILSGAGLMRTKSIKKSKKGNGFEQPLQAHEHWHTDISYVKVNKRFYFFIGVLDGYSRCLLHWEIRESMNEQDAEIVVKRALEKYPQARPRIITDNGSQYTGQEFKKFIAFHGLTHVRTSPYYPQSNGKIERFHFTLKAGTIRPQVPLSVEDARRVVSQYVEYYNNTRLHSAIGFIAPMDKLMGNDVIIVQERKTKLADAKARRLELFAEAS from the coding sequence GTGAAATATCTGTGTGTTTGGCATGAGCGTACGCATGTAAACCTTCGTAGTATGCTCAAATCTTTAGATCTTCATCCGAGTAAATTTTATCAATGGAAAGGGCGAGAAGGAAAAGAGAATCAACACAATGGTATACAACCGAAAGATTTTTGGCTTACTGAAGCTGAAAGACATGCCGTAATTGAGTATTATCAGTCTCATCGTAGAGAAGGCTATCGAGCAGTTACTTACATGATGATTGATGAAGATATTGCGTATATGAGCAGTTCCTCTGTTTATCGTATTTTATCAGGAGCTGGCCTCATGCGTACTAAAAGTATTAAGAAATCTAAGAAAGGAAATGGTTTCGAACAGCCACTTCAGGCTCATGAGCACTGGCATACTGATATATCCTATGTGAAGGTCAATAAAAGATTTTATTTCTTTATTGGTGTTTTAGATGGTTATAGTCGTTGTTTACTTCATTGGGAGATTCGTGAATCAATGAATGAACAGGATGCCGAAATCGTAGTCAAAAGAGCGTTAGAGAAGTACCCACAGGCAAGACCTAGGATTATTACTGATAATGGTTCTCAATACACGGGCCAGGAGTTTAAGAAATTCATAGCCTTCCATGGTCTTACTCACGTACGGACTTCACCATATTATCCTCAGAGCAATGGCAAGATCGAACGCTTCCATTTTACTTTGAAGGCAGGTACTATCCGGCCTCAAGTACCTTTGAGTGTCGAAGATGCTAGAAGAGTTGTCTCACAGTATGTTGAGTACTACAATAACACTCGTCTTCATAGTGCCATTGGATTTATTGCTCCCATGGATAAACTCATGGGAAACGATGTGATTATTGTGCAAGAAAGAAAAACGAAACTTGCTGATGCCAAAGCTCGTAGATTAGAGCTCTTTGCAGAAGCTTCATAA
- the apaG gene encoding Co2+/Mg2+ efflux protein ApaG encodes MNKVSSENITEGIKIIADPVYQPYHSSEKEKRFLFSYEITIVNQSKVGVTLRSRMWKIINSDGEDKIIRGEGVVGEMPFIAPGESYKYTSFSILDTPFGTMEGFYILEREDGDIIQANINRFYLTAPITHK; translated from the coding sequence GTGAATAAAGTATCGTCAGAAAATATTACAGAGGGAATAAAGATTATTGCTGATCCAGTTTATCAGCCTTATCATTCTTCGGAAAAAGAAAAGCGTTTTTTATTCTCTTACGAAATTACTATTGTCAATCAATCTAAAGTTGGCGTGACCCTTCGTTCGAGAATGTGGAAAATTATTAACTCTGATGGCGAAGACAAAATTATTCGCGGTGAAGGTGTCGTTGGAGAGATGCCTTTTATTGCACCAGGTGAGTCCTACAAGTATACCAGCTTTTCAATTTTAGACACACCTTTCGGCACCATGGAGGGCTTCTATATATTAGAACGAGAAGATGGCGATATAATTCAAGCGAATATTAACCGTTTCTATTTAACGGCTCCTATTACTCATAAGTAA
- a CDS encoding O-antigen ligase family protein, with the protein MNNDFLEMKAWIKKYPIQALLFMLAFLAYPLVLVSPQGLTLFREVFMFRLPMELLMSGLSLAWIIKNSDKFKLKSLPSYLTMAFVGSVLLSYLINQSHGIDLLMSLNFILVMNCVAVSFSEDKYRSGGLFFVSALFSLILLMNLIHYFVFNSRVGIAGNQNWFSAILCTSFPFFIHFIYSNIKHKALSYGLLSFVGILTFRALLVASSRASFLALALLIFFLLIRKLNGKLKLIILLALFCVPVLVPKLFPEKYEKFLINDIRKELWTSNAYVIKDNLLGVGQGNFKKSFTNYTQEGYKKHLINSDETTHPHNQFILVAIEDGLIACLALMLICLFLLNRSKNADRDEWPFLAAFFILLIQGFFDKVLSMPPMSMTMGLCAAYLWRNEVSFKVCDGCPNRKKYLTYASYAFTALLSFLFIRDSLAQLKYREAFIIFKDAKTENYTEGRQLLEDAVKYRARDLDYKYTLMRAYGQSLNLPEEALKIALEISEISPSYKRINRHLANFYTMKGDSAKVEFYREKDFYDFPWDLNSIIELINTKISLGKTQEIDELVKELKTVTEDRFLAYSKYYFADLDEFRNQWQKQDTYKKWYTYTEIRLRALQFDEATDKFFNMSNKYPELKSYYNYGFNKLGAEFWLEMQKLNKLFSNQSIDEIFNEFKNKYEIDNSLKYSSPKISLKQKKLSSVSYYSLLAVVLRQKGILSSLMIKGNDCLGLVYIENGQTKVFDTRSRALNETDKKVDLYSFYYPQNCSLRNYLLSTILNSDDKFYELSPWPIIDIIKFNQMSGLKVKSVLPHPFAEMNEKLK; encoded by the coding sequence TTGAATAATGATTTTTTAGAAATGAAAGCTTGGATAAAAAAGTACCCCATTCAAGCACTTTTATTCATGCTGGCTTTTCTAGCTTATCCATTAGTTTTAGTTTCTCCTCAGGGCCTGACTTTATTTCGCGAAGTATTTATGTTTCGCTTACCCATGGAACTTTTAATGTCTGGCTTGAGTTTAGCCTGGATTATAAAAAATAGTGATAAGTTCAAACTAAAAAGTTTACCTTCTTATCTAACGATGGCTTTTGTAGGCTCGGTTCTATTGAGTTATTTAATAAATCAATCGCATGGAATTGATCTATTAATGAGTCTTAACTTCATCTTAGTCATGAACTGTGTAGCAGTGAGTTTTAGTGAGGATAAATATAGATCTGGTGGCTTGTTTTTTGTTTCTGCTTTATTCTCTTTGATTTTATTAATGAACCTCATTCATTATTTTGTTTTTAATTCAAGAGTTGGTATAGCAGGAAATCAGAACTGGTTTTCAGCTATTTTGTGCACGAGTTTTCCTTTTTTTATTCATTTTATCTATTCAAATATTAAGCATAAAGCCTTGTCTTATGGCTTACTTTCATTTGTAGGAATTCTAACTTTTAGAGCTCTTTTGGTGGCTTCTTCGAGAGCGAGTTTTTTAGCCTTAGCCTTATTAATATTTTTCTTATTAATAAGGAAGTTAAATGGAAAATTAAAGCTCATAATCTTGTTAGCTCTCTTTTGTGTTCCCGTATTAGTTCCAAAGCTATTTCCCGAAAAGTATGAGAAGTTCCTGATTAATGATATAAGAAAAGAGTTGTGGACCAGCAATGCCTATGTAATAAAGGATAATTTACTTGGAGTTGGCCAAGGAAACTTCAAAAAATCCTTCACAAATTATACTCAAGAAGGCTATAAAAAACATCTCATTAATTCTGATGAAACTACTCATCCTCACAATCAATTTATACTGGTGGCGATAGAAGATGGTTTGATAGCCTGTTTAGCACTTATGTTGATTTGTTTATTTTTGTTAAATAGATCAAAAAATGCAGATAGAGATGAATGGCCCTTTTTAGCAGCCTTTTTCATTTTATTGATACAAGGATTTTTCGATAAAGTTTTAAGCATGCCTCCCATGTCAATGACCATGGGCTTATGCGCTGCTTATTTATGGCGAAATGAAGTGAGTTTCAAAGTTTGCGATGGCTGCCCAAACAGGAAAAAATACTTAACTTATGCCTCGTATGCATTTACTGCCCTCTTATCTTTCTTATTTATTCGAGATAGCTTAGCTCAATTAAAATACCGAGAAGCTTTTATCATTTTTAAAGATGCTAAAACTGAGAACTATACTGAAGGTCGTCAGTTATTAGAAGATGCAGTGAAGTATAGAGCTCGAGACCTAGATTATAAATACACTCTTATGCGAGCTTATGGTCAGTCTTTAAATTTACCTGAAGAAGCCCTAAAAATAGCTTTAGAAATCAGCGAAATTTCTCCCAGTTATAAACGCATCAATCGCCACTTGGCTAATTTTTATACAATGAAAGGTGATTCAGCTAAAGTTGAGTTTTATAGAGAAAAAGATTTTTACGATTTTCCTTGGGACCTCAATTCAATTATTGAGCTCATTAATACAAAAATTAGTTTAGGCAAGACTCAAGAAATCGATGAATTAGTCAAAGAACTAAAAACGGTTACTGAAGATAGATTTTTAGCTTACTCAAAATATTATTTCGCTGATTTAGATGAATTTAGAAATCAATGGCAAAAGCAAGATACTTACAAGAAGTGGTACACATATACTGAAATTCGATTACGTGCTTTACAGTTTGATGAAGCTACGGATAAATTTTTTAATATGTCTAATAAGTATCCCGAGTTAAAATCCTATTATAATTATGGTTTCAATAAGTTAGGTGCTGAATTTTGGTTAGAAATGCAGAAGTTAAATAAGCTTTTTTCTAATCAATCTATAGATGAGATTTTTAATGAATTTAAAAATAAATATGAGATAGATAATAGTTTAAAATACAGTTCTCCAAAAATATCATTAAAGCAGAAGAAGCTATCTTCAGTTTCTTATTATAGTTTGCTTGCAGTAGTTCTAAGACAAAAAGGAATTTTGAGTTCACTGATGATAAAAGGAAATGATTGTTTAGGCTTAGTTTATATAGAAAATGGTCAAACAAAAGTTTTTGATACTAGGAGCAGAGCTTTAAATGAAACGGATAAAAAAGTAGATTTATATAGCTTTTATTATCCCCAAAACTGCTCTCTAAGAAATTACCTATTATCGACTATCTTAAATAGTGATGATAAGTTTTATGAACTCTCACCCTGGCCTATTATTGATATAATTAAGTTTAACCAAATGAGTGGTCTGAAGGTAAAATCTGTATTGCCCCATCCTTTTGCTGAAATGAATGAAAAGCTAAAGTAA